The Caulobacter sp. 73W region GCGGTAACGAGAGCGGAAGATAGAAACGGCGCGACAGATATCGATCGCGCGAAAAGTATGTGTGCCGGGCAAAATTGTCTAGAGGGCCGGGTTGTGCGGCAAATACGCCAAGACAACCGTCTTCAGGACAACGAAAACGCCGCGAGATCAGTCCGCCAGGCGGCAACGCGGTCCTTCAAGGCGTTGGCCAATTCATAGGGCGACAGGCCTTCCTGATCGATCACTTCCAGCACCTCATAGCGGAAGGCCGCCTCCCCCTCCGCCTTCCAGCAGGCTTGGAGGTTCCGGTCGGTATGCGAGCCGAGGCGAAGGCTGAACCACAGGCTGTTCTGCTGGGCGTCGAGGTTGCGCGAAACCCCGACCCAGACCTTTTCCCCCGCCTCACAACGCAGGGCGAACACCCCGATCCGCTTGGGCATCTCCTTGTAGGCCTGGACCAGGGCTTTGCGACGCTCGTTGTTCATGCCTCGCCGCCCCTCGCCAGGGTCAGGACGTGATCGCGAAGGTCGACGGGCCAGGAGCCCAGCTCCGCCTCCAGCTTGCCCAGGTCGCCGGCGAACAGCGCCCGGCTGCCCTCCTCGAACCCCGGCAGGTCGCCGCCGAGCGCGGACATGATGCGATAGGCCGCCTCGTGCGCACGGCGATCCTGACCGTCGCCCGCGGCCCGCGCCGCTTCGACCAGTCGCCGCAATGCGACCGAGGCGCCGCCCGGCTGCTCGGCCAGCCATTCCCAGTGACGGGGCAGCAGCGTGACCTCACGCGCCACCACGCCCAGCTTCGGACGCCCCCTGCCCCGGTGCGGCTCGGGTTCGGCATAGCGTTGCCGGACGTCCTCCTCATCACCGCGCAGCTCGATGTCGACCAGACGCCCCGAACGATCGAAGGTCAGCACGGTCTGGTTCGGATCGACCTTCAGCGCCCGCCAGACCGCGACGGCGACATCGGCCAAGGGGCCAGTCGCCACCCGACGCTGGCCGGCGAAGGCGGTGCAGATCTTTGGCTTGTCAGGAGAAGTCGCGTTGCTCATGCGCGACTTTTACCCGGGCGAAATATCCGCTGTCAATATCTCCCGGGTAATATCACCCGAAGAACGGATTGATCCCGATCGCCTCCAGCTGCGCCGGGCTCATGCACTCGTTCAGCTGATAGGCGGTGAACTTGTTGACCTGGGCGTTGGTCATGGAGCCCAGCTGATGCGTGCTCATCTGCTGGAGCTGCTCCTTGGTCAGCCCCGGAATCTGGGCCGGCATCAGGTAGCCGATCTGGGTCGTGCTGAACTGCCCCATCACGGTCGGCGAGAGCTGGCCGATCTGGGTCGGGGTCAGCGCCTTCATCTGGGACGGCGAGAAGCCGCCGATGTCGGCGATGTCGAAGGCTCCCAGCTGAACGCCGGACAGCCCCGCCATCTGGTCGCTGCTCAACTTGCCGATCTGCGAGGTGCTGAACGCGCCGATCGCCGTATTGGAGAAGGCGGCGATCTGCGTCGCCGAGAAGGCGCCGATCTGGGTGATGCTGAGCTCGCCCACATCCTCAGGGGTGAAGCCGCGGATCTGGGCCGCCGAGAGGCTGGAGATCTGGCCGCCGGACAGGGCCGCCACCTGGGTCGCCGTCAGGGCCGAAATCTCTTCCGCCGAGAAGGACGCCAATTGCGAGCCGCTCAGACCGGAAATCTGGGTGCTCGTGAACTCCGCCATGTCGGCGACGGTCAGTGCTTCCAGCTGCGAGGCCGACAACCCCTGGATCTGGGCTTGAGACAGGGCGCCGAAGCGGGTGGCGTCCATGCCCACGACGTTCGCGGCGGACAGCGCCCCGATCTGGGCGGCAGAGAACATCCCCACCTGGCCGCTCGTCAGGGCGTTGAAGTGCGTGGCGCTGAGGCTGCCGATATGCGTCGTCGTCAGGCCAGCGATCTGGGAGTTGTCCAGCGACGCCACTTGGGTCGACGTCATGGCCGCGAAGGCGTTGGCGGAGATCCCGCTGATCTGCGACGGGGTCAGGGCGTCGAGCTCAGTGATCGACAACCCGGCGATCAGCGTATCCGACAGCCCGCCGAACTGCGTCCCGGTCAACTGGCCGAGGCGGTTGCGGATGTGCCCGCTTTCCAGCGCCTGCACCTGGCTGGTGGAAAGGCCGCGGATCTGGGTGGACGACAGAGCGGCGAACTCGGTGCTCGTCATCTCCCGCAGGTTGGTCGCATCGACCGACCCCAGCTGCGTGGGGCTGAGCGCCGACAGCTGGGTGATGGTGAACTCCTCGAAATCGGCCAGGGACAGGCTGGCGATCTGGGTCGTGCTCAGCCCGCCGATCTGCGCGGTCGACAGCACGGCCACCTGCGTCGCCGTCAGGGCCGACAGAGCCGTGGCGTTGAGGGCCCCGATCTGGCTGTTCAGCAGCGCGGCGATCTGGGTCCCCGGCATTCCGCTGACCTGGGTCGCGGTCATCGCGCCGACCTGGGTGGTCGTCAGGCCCGTGAGCTGCGTCTTGGTCAGGCGGGTGATCTGAGTGACGTCCAGACTGGCGATCGCGGTCGTGGAGAAGCCGCCGACCTGGCTGGCCGACAGCGACGCGACCTGGGCGGCGTTGAACTCCAGCACGTCCTCGGGGCTGAGGCCGCCGATCTGGGTGGTCGTCAGCCCCTTCATCTGGGTGGTGGTCAGGGTGGCGATCTGCGTCGCGTCCAGCTCCGCGATTGCGGCGGACGACAGAGCGCTGAGCTGGGTGGCCGTGAGCGAGGCGATCTGGGTCGTGGTCAACGCCCCAATGGCGGTCTCGCCCATCGCCGCCAACTGAGTGGTCGTGAGGCCCTTTACCTGAGTAACCGAAAGCGCCGCGACCGCGGTGGGCGAAAGGCCGGAGATATTGGTCGCCGAGAACGCGGCCATCTGAGTGGGCGTGAAGGCGGCGAGCTGCGTGGCGGTGAACTCGCCGAAATCCTCGACGCTCAGACTCTTGAGCTGCGTCGCCGTCAGGCCGCCGACCTGCGAGGTCGTCAGCATCGCCACCTGAGTGGCGTTCAGACTGGCGAAGGCGGTGGTCGATAGCGCCGCGACCTGAGAGGGCGTCAAGGCGGCGAGTTGCTCGTCGGACAACTGCCGGAAGGCGTCGGCGTTCAAGGCCGCGAGCTGGGTCGGCGTCAGAGCGTTGAACTGCGTCACGCTCAACGCGTCGATATCGGTCTTGTCGAAAAGGGCCAGTTGCGTGGCCGTCAGGGCACGGACCTGTGTCGTGCCCAGCGCCGCCAGTTGGGAAGCGTCGAAGTCCGAGACCCCCGTGACGGAAAGAGCCGAGATCTGCGCTGCCGACATCGCGGCGATCTGGGTGGTCGTGAAGGAGGTGACGTCGTCCCGATCGAAACCCTTCATCTGGGTCGCCGTCAGGCCGCGAATCTGGGTGACGGTGAGGCCCGACAGCTCCTCGGGCGTCAATGATCCGATGTTGGTGGCCGACAGGGCCGCCAACTGCGCGCTGGTGAAGGCCGCGATCTGCTCGGAGTCGAACTCCGCGAAATCGTCCTCGCTCAAGCTGCGGAGCTGGGCGACGGAAATGGCTCGGACCTGGGTGGCGGACAGCGAGGCGACCTGCGCCGCGGTCAGCTCGGCCAGGGCGGATGTGGACAGGCCCGCGATCTGGCTTGGAGTCAGGTCGGCGATCTGATCGCTGTCGAACAAGGGCGTCAGAACCCCGACCTGAGCGCCGCTGAGCGCCGCCATCTGGGTGCTGGTGAACTCCCCGATGTCCGCCGCGTCCAACCCGCGGAGCTGGGTGGTGGTGAGCGCCTTGAGCTGGCTCGCCGACAGCACCTCCACCTGGGCCTGGTTGAGCGCCGAAATCGCGGTGGGCGAAAGCTGGGCGATCTGCGACGGCGCCAGAGCCGCGATCTGGGTCGGCGTAAGGGCGGCGATGCCGCTGACGTCAATGTCCTTCAGCTGGTTGGCGCTCAACGCCTTTAGTTGGGTGGTGGTCAGAGGGGCGGTGCTGCTGAGGACCGCCAGCCCCTCCGGGGTCAGGGCGTTGATCTGAAGCCCCGTCATCACGTTGATCTGTTCGGCGGTGAACTCGCCCAGATCCTCGATCGTCAGCCCCTTCATCTGCGACGCACTGAGCGCGCGAATCTGGGTCGTGGTCAGGGATGCGATGTCTTCCTCAGATAAGTCCGACAGGGCCGTGACCGAAATCTGCATGATCTGCGCCGTGGTCAGGGCCCGCAGCTGCGTGATGTTGAATTTCTCGAAGTCGGCCACATCCATCGACTTGATGTGAGGGATGCCGAGCCGGCCGATCTGGGTCACCGTCAGGCCGGCGATCTGATCCTCGGTCAGGCTACGGAACTGAGTGGTGGTGAGCGCCCCGAATTGAGAAGGATTGAGGCTGGAGATCTGGTCAGCCGAAAAACTCTTGAAGGCCTCCTCGGACAGTCCAGAAATCTGAGCCATCGAAAGGGCTCCGATCTGGGTCGAACTGAAGCGCGCGAGCATCGTCGGCTCGATCACGCCCATCTGAGCGACCGTCAGCCCCTTCATCTGGGTCACGTTCAGCGCCGCCAGCTGACCTTCGCTGAAGGAGCTGAAGAGTTCCGGCGTCAGGCTTCTGATCTGCGCGGCGGACAGCTGCTGAATCTGCGTGGCTGTGAATTCGGCGATGTCGTCGACCCCCAGCGCATTGAGTTGCGTGGCGGTGAGGGTCTTGAGCTGGGTTTCGTTCAGGCCGGCGATCTGCTCGGCGCTCATGGCCGAAAGACCCGCGCCAGTCAGCCCGCGAAGCTGAGTGGCCCCGAGCTGGCTCACCTGTTCAGCGGAAAACTCGCTGATGTCGTCCTCCGACAGCCCCTTCATCTGTGAGGCGGCGATGGATCGAAGCTGCGTCGCGGACAGCGCGGCGATCTGTTCGCGTGTGAGAGCGGAAAAGCCCGTTTCCGTGAAGGCGCTGATCTGCGCGCCCTTGAGCCCCGCGATCGCGCCTACGTCGACGGACGCGATCTGATTTTCCGTCAGCGCCCGGATCTGGCTCTGGTTTAAAACCGCGAGCTGCCCCGGACTGAAGGTGATGCCCGTGGCAAGACGCGGAATCTGGATGCGCGTCAGCGCCTTCACCTGCTGAGGCGACAGAGTGGCGAACTGCTCCGCGCTGACGGCTTCGATCGCGCTGCTGTTGATCGCCGCGATCTGGGACGGCGTCAGCAGCTTGAACTCCGACGGCGGCAGCTCCTGGAAGAATCCGGGCCCCAACGCGGCGATCTGGCCCGGCGTCAGCCTGTTGATCGGCGGAGTGTTCGAAACCGACGAAATGGTCATGAGGCGAAGGGACCTGATCCACAGCCTGGCGCGATCGAGAGTCCGGGAGCTTTCGCTCCTGGCCCCTAGCAGCCCCCGCCGCCCTCCACGTGGCGACGGCGACTGAGCGCCCGATCATCATCGACAGCCGAACAAGCCCCTGACCCTGCCCGACGCGAACCGGCGATACCGGTTGCGCGCGTCGAACCTAGCTGATTCCCGCAGTAGTCGTGACTATTAGGCTTAATCGGTCAGAGAGTGCTGTCAGCCCCGGCGAACGAGCACGACGCCGCCGATCACCAGCGCCAACCCCGCGACGCGGGTCAGATTGACCGGCCTTGCCGCCACGCCGAAGCCCCCGAAATGGTCGACGAGCACGCTGATCAGAAGCTGTCCGGCGACGAACAGGGTCATGGCCGAGGCGACGCCGATGCGGGGGATGGCGTAGGCCGCCGCGACCACGAAGACCGCGCCATAGAGGCCGCCCATCCAGGCGTACCAGGGCGCCGCCGCCGTGGCCCCGTAGTCCGGCCGCACGCGCAGCACCAATACGGCGATCAGCAGGATCAGGGTCCCGCCGGCGAAGGACATCAGCGCCGCGTTGACCGGACTGTTCAGCGGCCGGGCCAACAGCGCGTTGGTCGGCGCCTGGATCGCGGCCAGGCCTCCGCCGACGAGGCAGCCGATGATCGCGAAGACCAGGGACTTTGGCATCCGGTTCTTAGTCCTTCAGATAGGTGAGCGCGCCAAGGGCGGCGGCGCGCCCCGTCGCGAAGCAGGCTTGAAGCAGGTAACCGCCGGTAGGCGCTTCCCAGTCCAGCATCTCGCCGGCCAGGAAAACTCCGGACCGGGCCTTCAGCATCAGGTCGTCGTCGAGGCTGTCGAGACCGACGCCGCCGGCCGTCGAGATCGCGCGATCCATAGGCGCACAACCGATCAGCCTGATCGGCGCCGCCTTGACCAGCAGCGACAAGGCGACGGGCGTCGCGGGCAGGTTCACGCCGGCCGCCTCGCGCAGCAGGCCGATGGCGGCGGGCGACAGGTTCAGGGTCTTGCGCAGGAGGTTGGCGACGGACTCGCCCTTGCGCCCCCGCGCGAGCTTGTTCTCGATCTGCCCGGCGGAAAGGTCGGGACGCAGATCGATCTCCACGACCGCGCCGCCCTGCCCCTCCACGGCGTCCCGCAAGGGCGATGACAGGGCGTAGACGCCGCCGCCCTCCAGCCCGTAGGCGGAGAGCATGATCTCTCCCTTCACCTGACGACCCGCGAACGACAGCCCAACGGCTTTCAGAGGCGTTCCGGCGAAGCGGTCGCGGAAGATCTCGCTCCAATCGACCAGGAAGCCGACATTGCTAGGACGGAACGGCGCGACCCGCGCGCCGGCCGCCTCAAGCGTCGTCGTCCACTGACCGTCCGAGCCGAGCTTGGCCCAGCTGCCGCCGCCAAGGGCGAGGATCACGGCGTCCGCGCGAACGCTTTCAGGCCTTTCCGGGCCGTTGAAGACGAGCTCTCCCGCCTCGTTCCAGCCGGTCCAGGTGCGGCGCAGGCGAAAGCTCACGCCCTGCGCCTCCAGCCGCCTCAGCCATTCGCGCAGCAGCGGGGAGGCCTTCATGGCCTTTGGAAACACGCGGCCGCTCGATCCGACGAAGGTCGGCTGGCCCAACCCCTCCGCCCACTTGACCAGCGCCTTGGGCGGAAAGGCCTCGATGATACCGCGCAGACGCTCCGTCGCCGGACCGTAGCGGCGAAGGAAACGGTCGATCGGCTCGGAATGGGTGAGGTTCAGCCCGCCCCGCCCAGCCATCAGGAACTTGCGGCCAAGGGACGGCATGCGGTCGTAGACGGTCACCGCCAAGCCCGCCGCGCTCAGCACCTCCGCGGCCATCAGGCCGGCGGGGCCGCCGCCGACAACGGCGACTGAGAGGGGCTTGGACGGGTTCATCGCCCGCTATCTGCCTCGCCCGCCCCGCGTCGCCAAGTCATGAAGTTCAGGGGCGGCCATCGCCTGGCGCGGCGGCGGCCTCGATCAGGGCGACGATCATCGCGTTCATGGGCGTGGCGACGCCGTGCTTGGCGCCCAGCCGGACGATGACCCCGTTGCGCGCGTCCAACTCCATCGGCCGACCGGCGGCGCGATCAGCGTGCAGGGAATTCACGCTGTCGGCGGGGCCGGAGCGATAGCCATCGACCACTGACTGCCCCAGATCGTCAGGCAGGATCGCGCCCTCAGCTCGGCCCACGGCGACGCACTCGGCGACCAGGGCCTTCATGATCCCGGCGACCGGCTCACGGTGCGCGACGCCGGACGGCTTGAGGGTCAGGGCGTTGACGGCGCCCGCGCAGTTCAGGGCCAGCTTGCGCCAGGCGGCGGTCTTGAAGTCGTCCGTGGTCGAGACCGCGATCGGCGTATGGGCGAACAGACCCATGAAGGCGTCGCCGTCCAGACCAGCCGGAACCAGGATCGTCCCCATGCGCCGCTGGCGGATGCGGCCCGGCGCGGCGCGCTCGGCCGGGATGTCGACCACGGCGGGCACGATGACCCCGCCAGGCAGATGCGGCGCGAACCGCTCAACATGCTCGACGCCGTTCTGCAGGACGGCGATACGGGTCTGAGGGCCGACCAACCCTTTCAGCCAGGCCAGCGCGCCGGGGGCGTCATAGGCCTTGGTGCAGATGAGAACCCAATCGACCGGCGTCGCGTCGGCCGGGTCAGTCAGCAAGGCGGGCGTCGCGGCGATCTCGCCATCCGGCGTTTCCACGCGCAGTTGGTCGAAGGTCGTGCGGACGCAGACCGTGACCTCGTGCTCCGAGTTCTGGGCCAGCCAAGCGGCGACGGTCCCGCCCACCGCGCCGGGGCCGACGATGGCGATCTTCTGCATGGTCATCCCCTATGGAAACCGGTGTCGAGGCGCAGCACAGATACGGCCGCATTCGAAGTCTTGAACAGCATGCGGGGCGTCGCCAACTGTCCCGAAAGCTCAGCTTGAGCCGCCAAAGGAGGAGACGCCGATGACCCTGTCCATGAGCCAACTGACCCTGCCCGCCCTGACGCGCGGCCTGCGCATCCTCTCGGAGCTGCTGACCAAGGGCGAGGCCTGGGCCGCCGCCAACGGCGTCGATCCGGCCGAACTGACCGCCGGCCGTCTGTTCGAGGACATGGCTCCGCTGACCGCGCAGGTTCAAAGCGTCAGCGACACCTCCAAGTTCGCCATCGCCCGCATCTCCGGCGTCGCCGGCCCCACCATGGCGGATGACGAAGTCACCTTCGCCGACCTGCAGGCCCGCATCGCCAAGACGCTCGCCTATCTCGAAAGCGTCGATCCCTCGACGCTGGACGGGACCGAGGGCAAGACCATCGAGCTGAAGTTCCCCAACGGTGAATTCAGCATGACCGGCAGCGCCTATCTGACCGGCTTCGTCCTGCCAAATTTCTATTTCCACCTGGTCACGGCCTACGACATCCTGCGTCACAAGGGCGTGCCGCTGGGCAAGCTGGACTATCTGGGCGCCATCGCCTGATTTCGGTCGCGCGCCGGGGCGGCTCTTGCCCCGGCGGCGCAAACCCGCCCTACTCCCCTTCTGCCTTGAGCTGGGGAGTTGTTCATGAGCCTGCGCCTTTCCGCCGCCTTCGCCGTCATCGCCTTCGCATCGTCCGCCTCGGCGCAGACGCCGGCGCAGAAGGTCGACGCGGTCGCCGACCGTTTCGTCGCCGAGACGATGAACTACAACCCCTCGGCCTCCTATTCGACCGGCCTGAAGGCGCCGACCCACGCGCGCTATTACGACAACAGCGAAGCCGGCATCCGGGCGTTCGAGGCCAAGCTGGACGCCATCGAGGCCGACGCCCGCGCCATCGACGCCAAGGCGCTGGATCCGCAGCAGGCCATCACCCTGGCGGTGCTGATCGACGGCCTGGAGTCCGACCGGGGCACGCGGGTGTGCAAGTCGCATCTGTGGAACCTGAACCACATGTTCGGCTGGCAGAGCTATCTGGTGCGCACGGCCCTGGAGCAGCCCGTGGGCGAGGCCGACCTGCGGGCCCAGGCCCTGCAACGCGCCGGCTCGATACCCAAGTTCGTCGCGACCGAAACCGCCAACCTGCGCAAGGGCCTGACCGAAGGCTACGCGGCGCCGAAGCCCGTGGTGGCTCGGGTCATCAAGCAGATCGACGGCATGATCGCGGCCGATCCGCTGAAGTCGCCGCTCTACTCGCCAGCGTCCCGCGACAAGGACGCGGCCTTCGGCGCGGCCCTGGCCAAGGTGATCACCGACCAGATCAATCCCGCCCTGAAGCAGTACCGCGACTTCCTGCAGACCGAGTACATGCCCAAGGCGCGCGACACCCTGGGTCTCAGCGCCCTGCCGAACGGCGCGGCCTGCTACCAGGCGCAGCTTCGCGGCTACACCACCCTGGACCGGACGCCCAAGCAGGTCTTCGACCTCGGCTCGGCGACCGTCGCGGCCAACGCCGAGATCGTCAAAGGCCTGGGCCAGAAGC contains the following coding sequences:
- a CDS encoding DUF1993 family protein, with the translated sequence MTLSMSQLTLPALTRGLRILSELLTKGEAWAAANGVDPAELTAGRLFEDMAPLTAQVQSVSDTSKFAIARISGVAGPTMADDEVTFADLQARIAKTLAYLESVDPSTLDGTEGKTIELKFPNGEFSMTGSAYLTGFVLPNFYFHLVTAYDILRHKGVPLGKLDYLGAIA
- a CDS encoding DUF2239 family protein, translated to MSNATSPDKPKICTAFAGQRRVATGPLADVAVAVWRALKVDPNQTVLTFDRSGRLVDIELRGDEEDVRQRYAEPEPHRGRGRPKLGVVAREVTLLPRHWEWLAEQPGGASVALRRLVEAARAAGDGQDRRAHEAAYRIMSALGGDLPGFEEGSRALFAGDLGKLEAELGSWPVDLRDHVLTLARGGEA
- a CDS encoding GIY-YIG nuclease family protein; the encoded protein is MNNERRKALVQAYKEMPKRIGVFALRCEAGEKVWVGVSRNLDAQQNSLWFSLRLGSHTDRNLQACWKAEGEAAFRYEVLEVIDQEGLSPYELANALKDRVAAWRTDLAAFSLS
- a CDS encoding TIGR03862 family flavoprotein, encoding MNPSKPLSVAVVGGGPAGLMAAEVLSAAGLAVTVYDRMPSLGRKFLMAGRGGLNLTHSEPIDRFLRRYGPATERLRGIIEAFPPKALVKWAEGLGQPTFVGSSGRVFPKAMKASPLLREWLRRLEAQGVSFRLRRTWTGWNEAGELVFNGPERPESVRADAVILALGGGSWAKLGSDGQWTTTLEAAGARVAPFRPSNVGFLVDWSEIFRDRFAGTPLKAVGLSFAGRQVKGEIMLSAYGLEGGGVYALSSPLRDAVEGQGGAVVEIDLRPDLSAGQIENKLARGRKGESVANLLRKTLNLSPAAIGLLREAAGVNLPATPVALSLLVKAAPIRLIGCAPMDRAISTAGGVGLDSLDDDLMLKARSGVFLAGEMLDWEAPTGGYLLQACFATGRAAALGALTYLKD
- a CDS encoding DUF885 family protein; the protein is MSLRLSAAFAVIAFASSASAQTPAQKVDAVADRFVAETMNYNPSASYSTGLKAPTHARYYDNSEAGIRAFEAKLDAIEADARAIDAKALDPQQAITLAVLIDGLESDRGTRVCKSHLWNLNHMFGWQSYLVRTALEQPVGEADLRAQALQRAGSIPKFVATETANLRKGLTEGYAAPKPVVARVIKQIDGMIAADPLKSPLYSPASRDKDAAFGAALAKVITDQINPALKQYRDFLQTEYMPKARDTLGLSALPNGAACYQAQLRGYTTLDRTPKQVFDLGSATVAANAEIVKGLGQKLYGTQDLKEIAKRTAETPANKLASEDEFITYTRQIVDSSRVASAALVTKLPDQDMVVKPFEPFMRGSGVSSHYEMSADPKKPGTYRIASEKWASETKGGAEITAVHEGWPGHHLQIAMALGVKRHDLFKVAFNSAYVEGWARYSEALSEEVGIYTSDYPKISRRMWPARGMVLDPGIHIFGWTREQAAAYAQESGRFQGDEADDLVDRIAVLPGQLTAYDSGGLEIFALRKQAEEALGPKFDLKAFHDAVLKNGVVPLKVLRSEVEAWIAAEKTRN
- a CDS encoding DMT family transporter, translated to MPKSLVFAIIGCLVGGGLAAIQAPTNALLARPLNSPVNAALMSFAGGTLILLIAVLVLRVRPDYGATAAAPWYAWMGGLYGAVFVVAAAYAIPRIGVASAMTLFVAGQLLISVLVDHFGGFGVAARPVNLTRVAGLALVIGGVVLVRRG
- a CDS encoding 2-dehydropantoate 2-reductase; the protein is MQKIAIVGPGAVGGTVAAWLAQNSEHEVTVCVRTTFDQLRVETPDGEIAATPALLTDPADATPVDWVLICTKAYDAPGALAWLKGLVGPQTRIAVLQNGVEHVERFAPHLPGGVIVPAVVDIPAERAAPGRIRQRRMGTILVPAGLDGDAFMGLFAHTPIAVSTTDDFKTAAWRKLALNCAGAVNALTLKPSGVAHREPVAGIMKALVAECVAVGRAEGAILPDDLGQSVVDGYRSGPADSVNSLHADRAAGRPMELDARNGVIVRLGAKHGVATPMNAMIVALIEAAAAPGDGRP